One Pseudomonas syringae CC1557 genomic window, TGAGATGAGCAACCAGCGCGAAGGCAATGCACTCGGGCACCAAAGCAAAGGATGTGGTCAGCCCGGCCAGCACTTCGGCACGCATACGGATAGTTTTCATGGTTTACCTGAGCCGCGTTCCGTGGAGGAAGCGCAAAAAAGGGGGCATATTACGCAAACCTTTGACGACCGACCACCACGGCAGGGCTGCGATACACACCTCCTGATGATCGGCATACACCTAAAACAACAAGGAATTATCGAATGTCGCGCAATGGAACGCTGCTCTGTACGGGGCTTGTGCTGGTCAGTTCAATTGCTTTTGCCGAGGACAAGCCTGCCACCTTTGACGCTTTTGTGCAGGCAGAAGCCAGCAAGGTGATGCAGGAAAATCACATCGCTGGCCTGTCCATCGCCATCACTCGCAATGGCAAACAGCAGTTCTACAACTACGGCGTTGCCTCAAAGACCACTGGCCAGCCGGTGACCAGCGATACGCTGTTCGAACTCGGCTCGATCAGCAAGACCTTCACCGCCACACTCGCCACCTGGGCACAGGCCAATGGTCAGTTGTCTCTGACGCAGAGCATCGACACTTACCTGCCGCACTTGCAGGCAACGCGCCTGGGCAAAGTGCCGGTTTTCCATTTGGGCACCCACACTGCAGGCGGCTTCCCGCTTCAAGTGCCCGACCAGGTGCAGAACACTCGCCAGTTAATGGCTTATTTCAAGGCCTGGCAGCCCGAGTATCTGCCCGGCACCCACCGCACGTATGCCAACCCCAGCGTCGGTCTGCTCGGCATGGTCGCGGCACGCAGCATGAGGCAGCCCTATGAAGACGCGCTGCAACAGCGGCTGTTTCCGGCGCTGGGTCTGAACAATACTTACGTCAGGGTGCCCGACGAGAAGCAGGCGTTTTACGCGCAGGGCTATAACAAGCTCGACG contains:
- the ampC gene encoding class C beta-lactamase, translated to MSRNGTLLCTGLVLVSSIAFAEDKPATFDAFVQAEASKVMQENHIAGLSIAITRNGKQQFYNYGVASKTTGQPVTSDTLFELGSISKTFTATLATWAQANGQLSLTQSIDTYLPHLQATRLGKVPVFHLGTHTAGGFPLQVPDQVQNTRQLMAYFKAWQPEYLPGTHRTYANPSVGLLGMVAARSMRQPYEDALQQRLFPALGLNNTYVRVPDEKQAFYAQGYNKLDEPIRVSPGPLAAEAYGVKSSSRDLIRFIEANMGLGQYDAPLRRALSDTRTGYFKIGDMTQDLIWEQYSMPVRLPQLFDGNASAMLQTLKAEAIEPPLAPQPAAWVNKTGSTNGFGGYVAFIPEKQLGITILANRNYPNEQRVALAYRILEQSGCCSTP